In the Streptomyces sp. NBC_00525 genome, one interval contains:
- a CDS encoding LAETG motif-containing sortase-dependent surface protein has protein sequence MFSASSETVSSSAAAGRTGRRRGISRLAASVAASGLVVAGALVGAGSAAADEVPAHQGGATAVLDGLKTYGTAVLNEDGKKRKVAAGLFEMNVDGGGTLKTYCIDIHNPTQDRAKYLETPWGQSSLGGNNDAGKILWILQHSYPQVNDLSALAKAAGTGTLTDKTAAAGTQVAIWRFSDHVDVEAADEQAEKLADWLEKSATDTPEPKASLALDPIAVSGRSGERVGPVTVHTNAGQATVTPPADLASGVKVTDKDGKPVTTASDGTKLYFDVPADSEEGSASLTVQATTSVPVGRAFAGVTKSQTMILAGSSESTVSATATATWAKQGPIPTATAEKNCDKGGVDITVGNKGDEAFTFELDGKEHTVEAGKTTTVTVPVAEDQAYDITVTGPNGFSKTFKGVLDCKTTSSGTGGTGGTETQTGSEPTPTAPTTATAGGSTSGGTDLAETGSSSATPVIAGVAIALVVVGGGAVLLLRRKRTASE, from the coding sequence GTGTTTTCTGCTTCTTCAGAGACCGTTTCGTCATCCGCGGCGGCGGGCCGCACAGGACGGCGCCGGGGCATATCCCGGCTCGCCGCGTCGGTGGCGGCGTCCGGCCTGGTCGTGGCCGGTGCCCTCGTCGGCGCGGGCAGTGCGGCCGCCGACGAGGTGCCCGCACACCAGGGCGGGGCCACCGCCGTGCTGGACGGGCTGAAGACCTATGGCACCGCGGTCCTGAACGAGGACGGCAAGAAGCGCAAGGTGGCCGCAGGTCTGTTCGAGATGAACGTCGACGGCGGCGGCACGCTCAAGACGTACTGCATCGACATCCACAACCCCACCCAGGACCGGGCGAAGTACCTGGAGACCCCCTGGGGTCAGTCCTCGCTGGGCGGCAACAACGACGCGGGCAAGATCCTCTGGATTCTGCAGCACTCCTACCCGCAGGTGAACGACCTCTCGGCGCTGGCGAAGGCGGCCGGCACCGGGACGCTCACGGACAAGACCGCGGCGGCCGGTACCCAGGTCGCGATCTGGCGGTTCTCCGACCACGTCGACGTGGAGGCGGCCGACGAGCAGGCGGAGAAGCTGGCCGACTGGCTGGAGAAGTCCGCCACCGACACCCCCGAGCCCAAGGCCTCCCTGGCGCTCGACCCGATCGCGGTCTCCGGCCGCTCCGGTGAGCGGGTCGGCCCGGTCACCGTCCACACCAACGCCGGCCAGGCCACGGTGACCCCGCCGGCGGACCTCGCCAGCGGCGTCAAGGTCACCGACAAGGACGGCAAGCCCGTCACCACGGCGTCGGACGGCACCAAGCTCTACTTCGACGTGCCGGCGGACTCCGAGGAGGGCAGCGCCTCGCTGACCGTCCAGGCGACCACCTCCGTCCCGGTCGGCCGCGCCTTCGCCGGGGTCACCAAGAGCCAGACCATGATCCTGGCCGGCTCCAGCGAGTCGACGGTCTCCGCGACCGCCACCGCCACCTGGGCGAAGCAGGGCCCGATCCCCACGGCCACCGCCGAGAAGAACTGTGACAAGGGCGGCGTCGACATCACCGTCGGCAACAAGGGCGACGAGGCGTTCACCTTCGAGCTCGACGGCAAGGAGCACACCGTCGAGGCCGGCAAGACCACGACCGTGACGGTGCCCGTCGCCGAGGACCAGGCGTACGACATCACGGTCACCGGCCCCAACGGCTTCTCCAAGACGTTCAAGGGCGTCCTGGACTGCAAGACCACCAGCAGCGGCACCGGCGGCACCGGCGGCACGGAGACCCAGACCGGCAGCGAGCCCACCCCGACCGCGCCGACCACGGCCACGGCCGGCGGCAGCACCTCGGGCGGCACCGACCTCGCCGAGACCGGCAGCTCCAGCGCCACCCCGGTCATCGCGGGCGTCGCCATCGCCCTGGTCGTCGTCGGCGGCGGAGCGGTCCTGCTCCTGCGCCGCAAGCGCACCGCCAGTGAGTGA
- the ettA gene encoding energy-dependent translational throttle protein EttA, whose product MAEYIYTMRKTRKAHGDKVILDDVNLNFLPGAKIGVVGPNGAGKSTVLKIMAGLEQPSNGDAFLSPGFSVGILMQEPELDESKTVLENVQDGAAEIMGKLKRFNEVAELMATDYSDALMDEMGKLQEDLDHANAWDLDAQLEQAMDALGCPPGDWPVVNLSGGEKRRVALCKLLIEAPDLLLLDEPTNHLDAESVNWLEQHLSKYAGAVVAVTHDRYFLNNVAEWILELDRGRALPYEGNYSTYLDKKAARLKVEGRKDEKRQKRLKEELEWVRSNAKGRQTKSKARLARYEEMAAEADKMRKLDFEEIQIPPGPRLGSIVVEVEHLSKAFGDKVLIDDLSFTLPRNGIVGVIGPNGAGKTTLFKMIQGLETPDSGSIKVGETVKISYVDQSRANIDPKKTLWAVVSDELDYINVGQVEMPSRAYVSAFGFKGPDQQKPAGVLSGGERNRLNLALTLKEGGNLLLLDEPTNDLDVETLSSLENALLEFPGAAVVISHDRWFLDRVATHILAYEGESKWYWFEGNFESYEKNKIDRLGADAARPHRATYKKLTRG is encoded by the coding sequence TTGGCTGAGTACATCTACACCATGCGCAAGACGCGCAAAGCGCACGGCGACAAGGTGATTCTCGATGACGTCAATCTGAACTTCCTGCCCGGCGCGAAGATCGGTGTCGTGGGGCCCAACGGCGCCGGTAAGTCCACGGTGCTGAAGATCATGGCGGGCCTGGAGCAGCCGTCCAACGGTGACGCGTTCCTGTCGCCCGGCTTCAGCGTCGGCATCCTCATGCAGGAGCCGGAGCTGGACGAGAGCAAGACGGTCCTGGAGAACGTGCAGGACGGCGCCGCCGAGATCATGGGCAAGCTCAAGCGGTTCAACGAGGTCGCCGAACTGATGGCGACCGACTACTCCGACGCGCTCATGGACGAGATGGGCAAGCTCCAGGAGGACCTGGACCACGCCAACGCGTGGGACCTGGACGCCCAGCTGGAGCAGGCCATGGACGCCCTGGGCTGCCCGCCCGGCGACTGGCCCGTCGTCAACCTCTCCGGTGGCGAGAAGCGCCGCGTCGCGCTCTGCAAGCTGCTCATCGAGGCGCCCGACCTGCTGCTGCTCGACGAGCCCACCAACCACCTCGACGCCGAGTCGGTGAACTGGCTGGAGCAGCACCTCTCCAAGTACGCGGGCGCCGTGGTCGCCGTCACCCACGACCGCTACTTCCTCAACAACGTCGCCGAGTGGATTCTCGAACTGGACCGCGGCCGCGCGCTCCCGTACGAGGGCAACTACTCCACGTACCTCGACAAGAAGGCCGCCCGCCTCAAGGTCGAGGGCCGCAAGGACGAGAAGCGCCAGAAGCGGCTCAAGGAAGAGCTGGAGTGGGTGCGGTCCAACGCCAAGGGCCGGCAGACCAAGTCCAAGGCCCGTCTCGCCCGGTACGAGGAGATGGCGGCCGAGGCGGACAAGATGCGGAAGCTGGACTTCGAGGAGATCCAGATCCCGCCGGGGCCGCGCCTCGGGTCCATCGTCGTCGAGGTCGAGCACCTGTCGAAGGCGTTCGGCGACAAGGTCCTCATCGACGACCTGTCGTTCACGCTGCCGCGCAACGGCATCGTCGGCGTCATCGGCCCGAACGGCGCCGGCAAGACCACGCTCTTCAAGATGATCCAGGGCCTGGAGACGCCGGACAGCGGCTCCATCAAGGTCGGCGAGACCGTCAAGATCAGCTACGTCGACCAGTCCCGCGCCAACATCGACCCGAAGAAGACCCTCTGGGCCGTCGTCTCGGACGAGCTGGACTACATCAACGTCGGCCAGGTCGAGATGCCCTCGCGGGCGTACGTGTCCGCGTTCGGCTTCAAGGGCCCGGACCAGCAAAAGCCGGCCGGGGTCCTCTCCGGTGGTGAGCGCAACCGCCTCAACCTGGCGCTGACGCTCAAGGAGGGCGGCAACCTGCTGCTCCTCGACGAGCCCACCAACGACCTCGACGTCGAGACCCTGTCCTCGCTGGAGAACGCCCTCCTGGAGTTCCCCGGCGCGGCCGTCGTCATCTCCCACGACCGCTGGTTCCTGGACCGCGTCGCCACGCACATCCTGGCGTACGAGGGCGAGTCCAAGTGGTACTGGTTCGAGGGCAACTTCGAGTCGTACGAGAAGAACAAGATCGACCGGCTCGGCGCCGACGCGGCCCGCCCGCACCGCGCCACGTACAAGAAGCTCACGCGAGGCTGA
- a CDS encoding DUF2804 domain-containing protein — translation MTTFEREITEPVDLCLPDGRLDPSAVGWSRVPLHRANLRGWGRTKRWEYWCVTTPTHLVALTVSDLDFLALNSVYLLEYAPGGLEFERTAVIPGGVGVSLPDTVAGSPGAPDVVTGPARPTGGKVRVEIRDEPGGTRLRARCLTPERVPVEVDLLVARPADHESLSVVVPWDSRRFQYTSKQTALPASGRVRVGGEYLDFDGEDTWAVLDHGRGRWPRTVDWNWGAASGRTDGRTVGLQLGGRWTLGTGSTENALCVDGRLSKIGEELDWRWSPSDLLAPWTIRTPVTGQVDLTFTPFHNRRARTEAGLIVNRTDQCFGHYDGRIRTDDGAEIAVERLLGWAEDVHMRW, via the coding sequence ATGACGACGTTCGAACGCGAGATCACCGAGCCGGTCGACCTCTGTCTGCCCGACGGGCGCCTCGACCCGTCGGCGGTCGGCTGGTCGCGGGTGCCGCTGCACCGCGCCAATCTGCGCGGCTGGGGCCGGACGAAGCGCTGGGAGTACTGGTGCGTGACGACGCCGACCCATCTGGTGGCGCTGACCGTCAGCGATCTGGACTTCCTGGCCCTGAACAGCGTCTATCTGCTGGAGTACGCACCCGGCGGGCTGGAGTTCGAGCGCACGGCGGTCATCCCCGGCGGCGTGGGCGTGAGCCTGCCCGACACGGTGGCCGGCTCGCCCGGCGCCCCGGACGTGGTGACGGGCCCGGCCCGCCCGACCGGCGGCAAGGTGCGCGTGGAGATCCGCGACGAGCCCGGCGGGACCCGGCTGCGGGCGCGCTGCCTGACCCCGGAGCGGGTGCCGGTGGAGGTGGACCTGCTGGTCGCCCGCCCGGCGGACCACGAATCGCTCTCCGTCGTCGTGCCGTGGGACAGCCGGCGCTTCCAGTACACCTCCAAGCAGACCGCGCTGCCCGCGTCCGGCCGGGTCCGGGTGGGCGGGGAGTACCTGGACTTCGACGGCGAGGACACCTGGGCCGTCCTGGACCACGGCCGGGGCCGCTGGCCGCGTACGGTCGACTGGAACTGGGGCGCCGCGTCCGGCCGGACGGACGGCCGTACGGTGGGCCTCCAGCTCGGCGGGCGCTGGACGCTGGGCACCGGCTCCACGGAGAACGCGCTGTGCGTGGACGGCCGGCTGAGCAAGATCGGCGAGGAGCTGGACTGGCGCTGGTCGCCTTCCGACCTGCTCGCGCCGTGGACGATCCGCACACCGGTGACCGGGCAGGTGGACCTCACGTTCACCCCGTTCCACAACCGGCGCGCCCGCACCGAGGCGGGCCTGATCGTCAACCGCACCGATCAGTGCTTCGGCCACTACGACGGCCGCATCCGCACCGACGACGGCGCGGAGATCGCGGTGGAGCGCCTGCTGGGCTGGGCGGAGGACGTACACATGCGGTGGTGA
- a CDS encoding YfjP family GTPase, whose product MTAVTDENPGQGRDTVRESGREPGRPARARREQDAADHDRDPGRSENGGWDDGLIARRAQEARKEAVRTPDEIVPEDDETRPQVEAYVDSGSPLRPRLDALRELVGLSRARLDRAALAEAGRVLDEAAARQRLSSRHTVVAIAGASGSGKSTLFNALAGAQLSETGLRRPTTSSPLACSWTDGAAGLLDRLAVPGRLRRRPQPGAASEEALQGLVLVDLPDHDSAAKGHRDQVDRVLALVDAVIWVVDPEKYADAALHERYLRPLAGHAEVTFVVLNQIDRLPGEAADQVLDDLRRLLDEDGMALGEHGDPGATVLPLSALTGEGVGELRELLGRFVQERTAATRRLSADVDAAAARLRPVYVAEGRAGLGERAREEFADRLAEAVGAAAAGQAAEREWRRNAGRACGTPWLRLWRWYESTRQPGARDRVPLATPPEERLTARQRVEQAVRTVADDASAGLPGPWAQAVREAAVHGAKGLPDALDELAGRVGGEATGAGGTGTGGDATGARGTEGRAAGKPPRPAWWPAAVLAQVAMTLLQIFGGLWLAGQIIGVLEPGLLTPALVMLAGIVGGPLVEWSCAAAARGPARRYGQEAERRLREAAAACGRARVLDPVAAELARYREVRERYVAVTELSTTGR is encoded by the coding sequence ATGACTGCCGTCACTGACGAGAATCCGGGACAGGGCCGGGACACGGTACGGGAATCGGGCCGGGAGCCGGGCCGCCCGGCCCGCGCGCGGCGGGAACAGGACGCGGCGGACCACGACCGCGACCCCGGGCGCTCGGAGAACGGCGGCTGGGACGACGGGCTGATCGCCCGGCGCGCCCAGGAAGCGCGGAAGGAGGCCGTCCGAACCCCGGACGAGATCGTTCCGGAGGACGACGAGACCCGGCCGCAGGTCGAGGCGTACGTGGACTCCGGCAGCCCGCTGCGCCCCCGCCTGGACGCCCTGCGCGAACTCGTCGGGCTCTCCAGGGCGCGCCTGGACCGGGCCGCGCTCGCCGAGGCCGGCCGGGTGCTGGACGAGGCGGCGGCCCGGCAGCGCCTCTCCTCCCGGCACACCGTCGTCGCCATCGCCGGCGCCAGCGGCAGCGGCAAATCGACCCTGTTCAACGCGCTCGCCGGTGCCCAGCTCTCCGAGACCGGCCTGCGCAGGCCCACTACCTCCTCCCCGCTCGCCTGCTCCTGGACCGACGGCGCCGCCGGACTGCTCGACCGGCTCGCCGTGCCCGGCAGGCTCCGCCGCAGGCCGCAGCCCGGCGCGGCGTCCGAGGAGGCGCTGCAGGGCCTGGTCCTGGTGGACCTGCCCGACCACGACTCTGCGGCGAAGGGCCACCGCGATCAGGTGGACCGGGTGCTGGCGCTGGTCGACGCGGTGATCTGGGTGGTGGACCCGGAGAAGTACGCGGACGCCGCACTCCACGAGCGCTATCTGCGCCCGCTGGCCGGCCACGCCGAGGTGACCTTCGTCGTCCTCAACCAGATCGACCGGCTGCCGGGCGAGGCCGCCGACCAGGTCCTGGACGACCTGCGCCGGCTGCTCGACGAGGACGGCATGGCCCTCGGCGAGCACGGCGACCCCGGCGCGACCGTGCTTCCGCTGTCCGCGCTCACCGGCGAGGGCGTCGGCGAGCTGCGCGAACTGCTGGGCAGGTTCGTCCAGGAACGCACGGCGGCCACCCGCCGCCTCTCCGCCGACGTGGACGCGGCGGCGGCCAGACTGCGCCCGGTGTACGTCGCCGAGGGGCGGGCGGGCCTGGGGGAGCGGGCGCGGGAGGAGTTCGCCGACCGCCTCGCGGAGGCCGTGGGCGCGGCGGCTGCGGGCCAGGCCGCCGAACGCGAGTGGCGCCGCAACGCCGGACGGGCGTGCGGCACGCCGTGGCTGCGGCTGTGGCGCTGGTACGAGTCGACCCGGCAGCCCGGCGCCCGGGACCGGGTCCCGCTCGCCACCCCGCCCGAGGAACGGCTCACTGCACGTCAGCGCGTCGAGCAGGCCGTGCGCACGGTGGCGGACGACGCCTCCGCCGGACTGCCCGGACCCTGGGCACAGGCGGTGCGCGAGGCCGCGGTGCACGGGGCGAAGGGGCTGCCGGACGCGCTGGACGAACTGGCGGGCCGGGTGGGGGGCGAGGCGACGGGCGCAGGCGGTACGGGCACGGGCGGTGACGCGACGGGCGCACGCGGTACGGAGGGCCGGGCGGCCGGGAAGCCGCCGCGTCCCGCCTGGTGGCCTGCGGCCGTGCTGGCCCAGGTCGCGATGACGCTGCTCCAGATCTTCGGCGGCCTGTGGCTGGCCGGCCAGATCATCGGCGTCCTGGAGCCGGGGCTGCTGACGCCCGCCCTGGTGATGCTGGCGGGCATCGTCGGCGGCCCGCTGGTGGAGTGGTCGTGCGCGGCGGCGGCACGGGGACCGGCCAGGAGGTACGGCCAGGAGGCCGAACGCCGGCTGCGCGAGGCGGCGGCGGCCTGCGGACGGGCCAGGGTGCTCGACCCGGTCGCGGCGGAGCTGGCGCGCTACCGCGAAGTGCGCGAGCGGTACGTGGCGGTGACGGAGCTTTCCACAACGGGCCGTTAG
- a CDS encoding ABC transporter permease translates to MSPRTRTPRAAAAGAPWVRTRLRTAPGASLAFALLVLVTAFLAAAFPRSVDRYEGQGLRHDLGAVEPRRGVLEISSPQPGLELPSEAREEAVRGATLGAVQRDLLRTLPAPVRADATQSAYGMRTSKGIAAGEAWFPRPYGLDPSLTYVTQAGLPDHATLRTGSWPTVRGKVTLRTREVEAAVTEATAKALHIEAGATIAVPTRGNGTLTVRVTGIVTPKRPEASYWSAEQLLRTPSLVPIPTKETPRYYWTAALLLPPDAAPALLSTTGQPEVYWRLAPDSTALSARDVPGLRTAIASLEGGPGLLAIRERAGNTATLTTDLDEVLAGYDGMRTAIQPVVAVAAVGIGAVAAVVLLMTGGLIAARRRAELSLLRARGASLTGIGGRLLAETAVLAVPAGALGLLLAVRTVDEARFGPAALAAGAVVALVCVALPLRTALLHRRHRAHGERDDLATARPSRRRTVAELTLLVLAAGAVVALRRRGTDAEGGTDLLVSAAPVLVALIAAVVLVRLYPLPLRLALRSVSRLRGAVGFLALARAGRSSAAGTLPLLALLVALTTAAFGGSVLAGVADARDDAAVLATGADARISGQGDSVPLPADLIRAAGKADGVRQAVRVQIEYGVALPPAENGVEDAKGATLIGVDPEAYAELARGLGLGSFPAGPLKAADARPVKGEPASRDRVVPVIASPSVAERLGDRPRDLESVAGDFKVKVAGTVAHAPAVNGSSFMIVDSSALTHRQTTVLLLTGDHLDAKALRAAADKAGEHFSVQLRSETREAYVDTPMQNGAERIYLAAIAAGAGYALLAVLLSLLQTAPERTTLLARLRTMGLTSRQGGRLLGFEAMPQAVLAAVGGLLVGRATIALLAPGIDLVHLALSTGPGSGVLATAPLRTDPWSLVLPAVGVIVLAAAVAGVQAWWTGRRGSITELRAGDSR, encoded by the coding sequence ATGAGCCCGCGTACGAGAACCCCCCGCGCGGCGGCCGCCGGCGCCCCCTGGGTGCGCACCCGACTGCGGACCGCGCCCGGCGCCTCCCTCGCGTTCGCCCTGCTGGTGCTGGTCACGGCGTTCCTGGCCGCCGCCTTCCCCCGGTCCGTGGACCGCTACGAGGGGCAGGGGCTGCGCCACGACCTCGGCGCCGTCGAGCCCCGGCGCGGCGTCCTGGAGATCAGCAGCCCGCAACCCGGCCTCGAACTGCCCTCGGAGGCCCGCGAGGAGGCGGTGCGCGGAGCGACGCTGGGGGCCGTCCAGCGCGACCTCCTGCGCACTCTGCCCGCGCCGGTACGGGCCGACGCCACCCAGTCCGCCTACGGCATGCGGACCTCCAAGGGCATCGCGGCGGGGGAGGCGTGGTTCCCGCGCCCGTACGGTCTCGACCCCTCACTCACCTACGTCACCCAGGCCGGGCTTCCCGACCACGCCACCCTGCGCACCGGCTCCTGGCCGACAGTCCGCGGCAAGGTGACCCTGCGGACCCGCGAGGTCGAGGCCGCCGTCACCGAGGCGACCGCGAAGGCCCTGCACATCGAGGCGGGCGCGACGATCGCCGTCCCGACGCGGGGCAACGGAACCCTGACCGTGCGCGTCACGGGCATCGTCACCCCGAAGCGGCCCGAGGCGTCCTACTGGTCGGCCGAGCAGCTGCTGCGCACCCCGTCCCTGGTGCCCATCCCGACCAAGGAGACCCCGCGCTACTACTGGACGGCCGCCCTCCTGCTGCCGCCGGACGCCGCCCCGGCCCTGCTCTCCACGACCGGGCAGCCCGAGGTCTACTGGCGGCTCGCACCGGACAGCACCGCCCTGAGCGCCCGTGACGTACCCGGCCTGCGGACGGCCATCGCCTCCCTGGAGGGCGGCCCCGGACTGCTCGCCATACGCGAACGCGCCGGGAACACGGCCACCCTCACCACCGATCTGGACGAGGTCCTGGCCGGCTACGACGGCATGCGCACCGCCATCCAGCCGGTCGTCGCCGTGGCCGCCGTCGGCATCGGGGCCGTGGCCGCCGTCGTCCTGCTGATGACGGGCGGCCTGATCGCGGCCCGCAGGCGCGCCGAGCTGTCCCTGCTGCGCGCCCGCGGCGCCTCCCTCACCGGCATCGGCGGCCGGCTGCTGGCCGAGACCGCGGTGCTGGCCGTACCGGCCGGCGCGCTGGGGCTGCTGCTCGCGGTCCGCACGGTGGACGAGGCCCGGTTCGGCCCGGCCGCCCTGGCCGCGGGCGCGGTCGTCGCCCTGGTCTGCGTGGCGCTCCCGCTGCGCACGGCCCTGCTGCACCGCAGGCACCGGGCGCACGGCGAGCGCGACGACCTCGCGACCGCCCGCCCGTCCCGGCGGCGCACCGTCGCCGAGCTGACCCTGCTGGTGCTGGCCGCCGGCGCCGTCGTCGCGCTGCGCAGGCGCGGCACGGACGCGGAGGGCGGCACCGATCTGCTGGTCAGCGCCGCGCCCGTGCTGGTCGCGCTGATCGCGGCCGTGGTCCTGGTCCGGCTCTATCCGCTGCCGCTGCGGCTCGCGCTGCGCTCGGTGTCCCGGCTGCGGGGCGCGGTCGGCTTCCTCGCCCTGGCCCGCGCCGGGCGCTCGTCCGCCGCCGGCACGCTGCCACTGCTCGCCCTGCTGGTCGCGCTGACCACGGCCGCGTTCGGCGGGTCCGTGCTGGCCGGGGTCGCCGACGCGCGCGACGACGCGGCCGTCCTGGCCACCGGCGCCGACGCCCGGATCAGCGGCCAGGGCGACTCCGTACCGCTGCCCGCCGACCTGATCCGGGCCGCCGGGAAGGCGGACGGCGTGCGCCAGGCGGTACGGGTCCAGATCGAGTACGGGGTCGCGCTGCCGCCCGCCGAGAACGGGGTCGAGGACGCCAAGGGCGCCACGCTGATCGGTGTCGACCCGGAGGCGTACGCGGAGCTGGCGCGCGGCCTCGGGCTCGGCTCCTTCCCGGCCGGCCCGCTGAAGGCCGCCGACGCACGGCCCGTGAAGGGCGAGCCGGCCTCCCGCGACCGGGTGGTGCCCGTGATCGCCTCGCCGTCCGTCGCCGAACGCCTCGGTGACCGGCCGCGCGACCTGGAGTCCGTGGCCGGTGACTTCAAGGTGAAGGTGGCCGGCACGGTGGCGCACGCCCCCGCCGTCAACGGCTCCTCCTTCATGATCGTGGACTCCTCCGCCCTCACCCACCGGCAGACCACCGTGCTGCTGCTCACCGGCGACCACCTGGACGCGAAGGCCCTGCGGGCCGCCGCCGACAAGGCGGGCGAGCACTTCTCCGTACAGCTGCGCTCCGAGACGCGCGAGGCGTACGTGGACACCCCGATGCAGAACGGCGCCGAGCGGATCTATCTGGCGGCCATCGCGGCCGGCGCCGGATACGCCCTGCTCGCCGTCCTGCTGTCGCTGCTGCAGACCGCGCCGGAGCGCACCACACTGCTGGCCCGGCTGCGGACCATGGGCCTCACCTCCCGGCAGGGCGGGCGGCTCCTCGGCTTCGAGGCCATGCCGCAGGCGGTGCTCGCCGCCGTGGGCGGGCTGCTCGTCGGCCGGGCGACCATCGCCCTGCTCGCGCCCGGCATCGACCTGGTGCACCTCGCGCTCTCGACCGGCCCCGGCTCCGGCGTACTGGCCACCGCACCGCTGCGGACCGACCCGTGGTCCCTGGTCCTGCCGGCGGTGGGCGTGATCGTCCTCGCCGCCGCGGTGGCCGGTGTGCAGGCCTGGTGGACCGGCCGCCGCGGATCGATCACCGAACTCAGGGCAGGAGACTCCCGATGA
- a CDS encoding acyl-CoA thioesterase, with translation MARHIYSCPLRWSDMDAFGHVNNVVFLRYLEEARIDFMFRLAPGDGSPSFAGGSVVARHEIDYLRPLVHRHRPVTVESWVTKIGAASLTIAYEIKDPEQVYVRASTVVVPYDLAEERPRRISPEEKLFLQEYLAEEPAAV, from the coding sequence TTGGCTCGTCACATCTACAGCTGCCCACTGCGCTGGTCGGACATGGACGCCTTCGGCCACGTCAACAACGTGGTCTTCCTCCGCTATCTGGAGGAGGCGCGCATCGACTTCATGTTCCGGCTGGCGCCGGGGGACGGCTCGCCGTCCTTCGCGGGCGGCTCCGTCGTGGCGCGGCACGAGATCGACTACCTGCGGCCCCTGGTCCACCGGCACCGTCCGGTGACCGTCGAGTCCTGGGTCACGAAGATCGGCGCCGCGTCGCTGACGATCGCCTACGAGATCAAGGACCCGGAACAGGTCTACGTACGGGCGTCCACCGTCGTCGTCCCCTACGACCTGGCCGAGGAGCGCCCCCGGCGGATCTCCCCGGAGGAGAAACTGTTCCTCCAGGAGTACCTCGCGGAGGAGCCCGCCGCGGTATGA
- a CDS encoding ABC transporter ATP-binding protein, with product MTTPSTDSTLAELEQRATARRDRPSYGHDALIACDRLVRIFTTDGVEVQALQGLDLLVEEGELLALVGASGSGKSTLMNILAGLDEPTAGAAKVAGCDLLNMGQKERLRYRRDVVGFVWQQTARNLLPYLTAIQNVTLPMQLRGRGRARERAARAETLLKMLEVDDCRDKRPQQMSGGQQQRVAIAVSLANSPSVLLADEPTGELDSATGEQVFAAFRRANEELGTTIVIVTHDQAVASEVRRTVAIRDGRTSFEVLRRTEVDAATGQESQVAREYAMLDRAGRLQLPADYTEALGMEHRVMLELEQDHIGVWPDGATPGANADAAKNTGAGADTDAGTGAA from the coding sequence ATGACGACGCCGTCGACCGATTCCACGCTGGCGGAGCTCGAACAGCGGGCCACCGCCCGGCGCGACCGGCCCTCCTACGGGCACGACGCGCTGATCGCCTGCGACCGTCTGGTGCGCATCTTCACCACGGACGGGGTCGAGGTGCAGGCCCTCCAGGGGCTCGACCTGCTGGTCGAGGAGGGCGAGCTGCTGGCCCTGGTCGGCGCGTCCGGCAGCGGCAAGTCCACGCTGATGAACATCCTGGCGGGCCTGGACGAGCCCACGGCCGGAGCGGCCAAGGTGGCGGGCTGCGATCTGCTGAACATGGGGCAGAAGGAGCGGCTCCGCTACCGCCGGGACGTCGTCGGCTTCGTCTGGCAGCAGACCGCCCGCAACCTCCTGCCGTATCTGACGGCGATCCAGAACGTCACCCTGCCGATGCAGCTGCGCGGGCGCGGCCGGGCCCGCGAGCGGGCGGCGCGCGCCGAGACGCTGCTGAAGATGCTGGAGGTCGACGACTGCCGGGACAAGCGCCCGCAGCAGATGTCGGGCGGCCAGCAGCAGCGGGTGGCGATCGCCGTCTCGCTCGCCAACTCCCCCTCGGTGCTGCTCGCCGACGAGCCGACCGGTGAGCTGGACTCGGCCACCGGCGAGCAGGTCTTCGCCGCGTTCCGCCGCGCCAACGAGGAGCTGGGCACGACGATCGTGATCGTCACCCACGACCAGGCGGTGGCCAGTGAGGTGCGGCGTACGGTCGCGATCCGCGACGGCCGGACGTCCTTCGAGGTGCTGCGCCGCACCGAGGTGGACGCGGCGACCGGCCAGGAGTCCCAGGTGGCCCGCGAGTACGCGATGCTGGACCGCGCGGGCCGGCTGCAGCTGCCCGCCGACTACACCGAGGCGCTGGGCATGGAGCACCGGGTGATGCTGGAGCTGGAGCAGGACCACATCGGCGTCTGGCCGGACGGCGCGACTCCGGGCGCGAACGCGGACGCGGCCAAGAACACGGGTGCGGGTGCGGACACGGACGCCGGCACCGGCGCCGCGTAG